TATTCGCTTGTAATATATCCACACACCCAAATCCCATGGCGTTTTTTTCCCCCAGTCCCGCATCATACGCAAACTGCAGGAGTTCAGGGTTTGCAGATAGTGACAGGTCAATCAAACTGCAGCGTCGATAATTGTTTTCGATCTTTACTCGCTTGGGCTTAAAACTTGAAACACTCATAACCTCAAAAAAATCCTTATCGATCTTTGATCCGTAGAATTCTTCGTAGCGGGCAACGAGATTTTTATGCAGGTTTTCGTAAAACTTTGAGTCTTTGGGATACAGATCGAATTCGACCAGCCTCTCGTCCTGTTTCCTCAGGGTTTTTAAATAAATGGGGGAAAGAGTCCTGAAAGTGCAGGTGTCCAAAAAACGAATTACAGGAAGAACTTCAATTCT
This DNA window, taken from Desulforegulaceae bacterium, encodes the following:
- the cas6 gene encoding CRISPR-associated endoribonuclease Cas6, which translates into the protein MLYLKLATSNVELADKTHKKNGFKFYTFSNLILDDRIPVKDGLNFSKAHFFLSSPDPEFIRSFAEGLLFEPEFFLANNGNRINFLIERIEVLPVIRFLDTCTFRTLSPIYLKTLRKQDERLVEFDLYPKDSKFYENLHKNLVARYEEFYGSKIDKDFFEVMSVSSFKPKRVKIENNYRRCSLIDLSLSANPELLQFAYDAGLGEKNAMGFGCVDILQANTK